One Patescibacteria group bacterium DNA segment encodes these proteins:
- the recJ gene encoding single-stranded-DNA-specific exonuclease RecJ, which produces MSKIWQIAPQMPVEFRDRFPEINPVVLQLLYSRGIDTQEKVDEFFNPDYEQDLHDPFIFQDMAKAVKRIFAAIKKGEKIVVHGDYDADGVTASTVMMTTLRKMVEIFGKKEKIDTLFDVYIPHREKEGYGFQIPTAQYFIDNKIDLVITVDCGVSDAPAVEFCSKAGIDVIVTDHHQEPVTLPAAYAIINPQLAREKYPFRQLAGVGVAFKVAQALIAEAKKKNDKENWEGFEKWLLDLVAIGTVADVMPLLGENRTLVRYGLVVLNKTPRLGLKALFKQAGISGNGGVPSSFRDDLPKKGLNSYSIAFQISPRLNAAGRMDHANNAYGLLMTTDEQEAESMAEQIQKSNSARQTLTENIISQVEKNLGQQASADEKLLIGIGDNWPTGILGLVAGRLCERFYRPVVIISRFEGKIVGSGRGIDGSDITVPLKGLEKYLYRYGGHAQANGFTLKPEASLEEFVVEYKKALAVQLEKVELMSFLEIDSEVDLADVSWPLYDELEKMEPFGEGNVRPRFLATGLEVDSVEKMGKDMKHLKLLVRQNNGMVRKLIGFGKVIDFASIKKGDKIDAVIDVGINEWNGSRELQLKIADLKIHS; this is translated from the coding sequence ATGTCAAAAATTTGGCAAATAGCACCGCAAATGCCGGTGGAATTTAGAGATAGATTTCCGGAGATAAATCCGGTGGTTTTGCAATTGCTGTATAGTCGCGGTATCGACACTCAGGAAAAAGTAGATGAGTTTTTTAATCCCGATTACGAACAAGATTTGCATGATCCTTTTATTTTTCAAGATATGGCCAAAGCGGTAAAAAGAATATTTGCTGCTATAAAAAAAGGCGAAAAAATCGTGGTCCATGGTGACTATGACGCTGACGGAGTTACTGCCTCTACAGTAATGATGACGACACTGCGGAAAATGGTTGAGATTTTTGGTAAAAAAGAAAAAATCGATACATTGTTTGATGTTTATATTCCTCATCGGGAGAAAGAAGGCTATGGTTTTCAGATTCCCACCGCCCAATATTTTATTGATAACAAAATTGATTTGGTAATTACTGTTGACTGTGGCGTGTCGGACGCGCCGGCAGTGGAATTTTGCTCTAAGGCCGGAATAGATGTGATAGTTACTGATCATCACCAAGAGCCGGTGACCCTGCCAGCAGCTTACGCTATTATCAATCCACAGCTAGCTCGCGAGAAATATCCTTTTCGCCAGTTGGCCGGTGTCGGCGTGGCTTTTAAAGTCGCGCAAGCATTGATTGCTGAGGCTAAGAAAAAAAATGACAAAGAAAATTGGGAAGGTTTTGAAAAATGGCTGCTGGATTTGGTCGCTATCGGAACAGTGGCTGATGTTATGCCGCTGCTCGGTGAAAACCGCACTTTGGTGCGTTACGGTCTAGTGGTACTAAACAAAACGCCAAGGCTGGGGCTAAAGGCTTTGTTCAAACAAGCCGGTATCAGTGGCAACGGCGGTGTGCCGAGCAGCTTTCGTGACGATCTGCCTAAAAAGGGTTTAAATAGTTATTCGATCGCTTTTCAGATATCGCCGCGACTAAACGCCGCTGGTCGTATGGATCATGCCAATAACGCCTATGGACTACTGATGACTACTGACGAACAAGAAGCGGAAAGTATGGCTGAGCAAATCCAGAAAAGCAACTCGGCGCGGCAGACTTTGACTGAAAATATTATTTCTCAAGTGGAAAAGAATTTGGGTCAGCAAGCTTCGGCAGATGAAAAGCTGCTTATCGGTATAGGCGACAATTGGCCAACGGGAATATTGGGGTTGGTGGCCGGTCGACTTTGCGAACGGTTTTATCGACCGGTGGTAATTATTTCGCGTTTTGAAGGTAAGATAGTTGGCTCAGGCAGAGGTATTGATGGTAGTGATATTACCGTACCGCTCAAAGGTCTAGAAAAATATTTATATCGTTATGGTGGTCATGCTCAAGCTAACGGCTTTACTCTAAAACCAGAAGCTTCTCTCGAAGAATTTGTCGTTGAGTACAAAAAAGCTTTAGCTGTGCAGCTAGAAAAAGTTGAACTTATGTCTTTTCTGGAAATCGATAGCGAAGTTGATTTGGCTGATGTGAGCTGGCCGCTTTATGACGAACTGGAAAAAATGGAGCCTTTTGGCGAGGGTAATGTCCGACCTAGATTTTTGGCTACTGGTTTAGAGGTAGACTCAGTAGAGAAAATGGGCAAAGACATGAAACATTTGAAATTGTTGGTCAGGCAGAATAACGGCATGGTGCGTAAACTCATTGGTTTTGGTAAAGTGATTGATTTTGCCAGTATTAAGAAAGGTGATAAAATAGATGCCGTAATCGACGTCGGTATTAATGAATGGAATGGCAGTAGGGAGCTGCAGTTAAAAATAGCCGATTTAAAAATACATTCTTAA
- a CDS encoding ribonuclease HI family protein: MDKLIVYTDGGARGNPGPAGIGVVFYNSKKEIVKKFGKYVGDDMTNNQAEYIAVIEALAAAKELGVKELDFFLDSELVVKQLNGEYKVKNKELSSLFVKIWNATQSFSKVKYRHVPREENKEADRLVNDAIDREKR; this comes from the coding sequence ATGGATAAGCTAATCGTTTATACTGATGGTGGCGCTCGCGGTAATCCTGGTCCGGCAGGAATCGGCGTGGTTTTTTATAATAGCAAAAAAGAAATAGTAAAAAAGTTTGGTAAATATGTCGGTGATGATATGACTAATAATCAAGCCGAATATATAGCCGTGATAGAAGCGCTGGCAGCGGCTAAAGAACTGGGGGTTAAAGAGCTGGATTTTTTCTTGGATAGCGAATTGGTGGTCAAACAGTTAAATGGAGAATATAAAGTAAAAAATAAAGAATTAAGTTCACTGTTTGTTAAAATTTGGAACGCAACTCAAAGCTTTAGTAAGGTTAAATATCGTCATGTGCCCAGGGAAGAAAACAAGGAAGCGGATCGGCTGGTAAACGACGCGATTGACAGGGAAAAAAGATAG
- a CDS encoding right-handed parallel beta-helix repeat-containing protein: MENVNRKKHNFRLFVIVFIFLNLSISLLYIKSVSALQYHGTNITANEFWSAAQSPHIVTKAITVSGGAILTIEAGATVLFNSGASLTIDSAKLIAIGASGQEITFSANSVLPTPGSWNGIYLRSGTYTLDSSILERVIIEYATDGLSMENYFYVINAHEIRDSEVRNNKNNGIRILAGYFWNSDTLNQAKVSNVYVHDNGDNGIYVYASGSSFLFKRGKIDGIIENSIISNNAKNGIYLNDGQCSSDVKLNITGNVIEDNNQGNNSPGTVAGVYQTESRCTSEENSEITISGNTIQNNNSLAMQIHPRTILVNNNFLQNYTKAVDASQNVVKVIKGTIYTKNYSSVNPGSVYTWSGSGGHGKEDVVYFVSGLVTIINDNTLNFVEAPMIKLGNGAGFFVNSAKIYAVAPAVSGKETIFTSINDSAADYGGDTRWVISSSAAPAKGDWGSITLSTTSYGIDSSVIDHAIIKYGTNGVVIDNSSFVSNSHQVLNSIIGDNSQNGITIKCNYYWNSAVTNAAVIKGNKISNNDSNGIYTYGYGADGGRTAIINATIQDNNIVNSGGSGIQIDDGGCNTATKLNIKGNIIEGSNNKNGIANAKNYAAIWQASTRCNQNYSETIVEGNTIRGNNSLVMQIHPRTVLNGNTIQDNNPSASEIFSRNVVKILPGGVIKTTESALNSYWSGNGDNSSTNNVVYLVSGNIEFTGGHNLYINNAATVKFVKTFKLSLYNNSKISAFGLEADSQKNVFTSVNDNSNSASGDTTWAVDSSTFPVSGDWNTIFLGFCNTGDCSVVSDAIVRYATNGITLDSDNTHKVYRSEISNCLGVGILVNASPTGSISGISNRANIDSCKIHNNNGSGISVTVSGSTKVSSLVADYTNNEIYNNAADGIKVRPTDNGSFLSLNLINNNIHDNSANGVNYNNTGSVSNNYVNITSSKIINNIGHGVYVISSKMNITGSDLYGNHGAEIFNGSSNLITAENNYWGDNFGPWDEEGATNPKNKCRVNPNTLVTDYVGTGTTYNVDYSPWTGLVVPSVPDIDKIDGIENFPAAGVSLNPTIESAITVDTSIEYTDWNVYDSANQLIWSSNNTFCPYDGTTGNGLFIVHVNSSEGSFVGSYSGESALVPATDYYVRARYRNRLGISTWSEERRFRTTGGTVAIIEIGGDAPQSSYSQWPPTEIPPRVNQVTDFPPDLKFVAAGTAGGKWSFAEIGFWDAADPEQGVVNRWEETSATPIFYPPRSVANKKFIDEKDWYMVQFTNTFGQSSPYYFFKKEISWLKTGQADLYSGKNINLKSPTSEDYNASYCVLASQDLQLITLEANPQLDPCRTASFDELKLPSKNQNRNYYYSEQFGILDINGAIKKARDDGRLIEVSDGCSLSGPTTLNHQIRYCHGDSTISGLIVRDGLVAGERGDGLIIVDGDLTVDGDITYQGWSLSDTKKLASLGIIVLRDPITSTGGNINISSNVQNLAGAYYAEGTVDTCYNGSSASCSDNRLVVNGLLAANQFNFKRTYSDSGNNPAEEVNYDGRILINTPPGMDSLIKGLPLWSNR; the protein is encoded by the coding sequence ATGGAAAATGTTAACAGAAAAAAACACAATTTTCGGCTGTTTGTGATTGTTTTTATTTTTTTAAATCTTTCGATATCTTTGCTTTATATAAAAAGCGTTTCGGCTTTGCAGTATCATGGGACGAATATTACTGCCAACGAATTCTGGTCAGCGGCACAGTCGCCTCATATTGTAACGAAAGCGATAACAGTGTCTGGCGGCGCCATCCTCACGATTGAAGCCGGTGCCACTGTTTTATTTAACAGCGGTGCTTCTTTGACTATTGATAGCGCCAAACTTATTGCCATAGGCGCATCTGGTCAGGAGATTACGTTTTCCGCAAACAGCGTGTTACCAACTCCGGGAAGCTGGAACGGTATATATTTGCGGTCCGGGACTTATACGCTAGATTCTTCAATTCTTGAGCGTGTAATTATCGAATATGCCACAGACGGGTTGTCGATGGAAAATTATTTTTATGTTATTAACGCCCACGAAATACGCGATTCAGAAGTGAGAAACAACAAAAATAACGGCATTAGAATTTTAGCGGGTTATTTTTGGAATAGCGATACTTTAAACCAAGCCAAGGTTAGTAATGTTTATGTTCATGATAACGGCGATAACGGGATTTACGTTTATGCATCAGGATCGAGTTTTTTATTTAAGAGAGGAAAAATTGACGGAATAATTGAAAACAGTATTATTTCCAATAATGCAAAAAACGGCATTTATCTTAACGACGGACAGTGCAGTTCCGATGTTAAACTAAATATTACCGGTAATGTAATCGAAGACAATAATCAAGGAAATAATAGTCCCGGCACGGTTGCCGGTGTTTATCAGACAGAGAGTCGTTGTACTTCCGAAGAAAATAGCGAAATAACTATTAGTGGTAATACCATCCAAAACAACAATAGTTTAGCCATGCAAATTCATCCGCGGACTATTTTAGTTAATAATAATTTTTTGCAAAACTACACCAAAGCAGTCGATGCTTCTCAAAACGTTGTTAAAGTGATAAAAGGAACTATTTACACTAAAAATTATTCTAGCGTAAATCCCGGATCGGTTTATACCTGGAGTGGCAGCGGAGGGCATGGTAAGGAAGATGTTGTTTATTTTGTGAGCGGTTTGGTGACTATTATTAACGACAATACTTTAAATTTTGTCGAAGCGCCGATGATAAAGCTGGGTAACGGCGCTGGTTTTTTTGTTAATTCCGCAAAAATATACGCCGTAGCTCCGGCCGTTTCTGGAAAAGAAACCATTTTTACCTCAATCAATGATTCGGCGGCAGATTACGGAGGAGACACGCGTTGGGTTATTAGTTCTTCCGCCGCCCCGGCAAAAGGCGATTGGGGCTCAATCACTTTGTCGACTACCAGTTATGGTATCGATTCTTCCGTTATTGATCACGCTATTATAAAATACGGCACTAACGGCGTGGTAATTGATAATTCTTCTTTTGTTTCCAACTCTCATCAGGTTTTAAATTCCATTATCGGTGATAACAGCCAGAACGGGATAACTATCAAATGCAATTATTATTGGAATAGCGCGGTAACAAATGCGGCGGTAATAAAGGGCAATAAGATAAGTAATAACGACAGTAACGGTATTTATACCTATGGCTATGGTGCCGATGGCGGTCGCACTGCCATTATCAACGCTACTATTCAAGATAATAATATCGTCAATAGCGGCGGCAGCGGCATTCAGATTGATGACGGTGGATGCAATACCGCTACCAAGCTTAATATTAAAGGTAATATTATTGAAGGTAGTAATAATAAAAATGGCATCGCTAATGCTAAAAATTATGCGGCGATTTGGCAAGCTTCAACTCGTTGTAACCAAAATTACAGCGAAACAATCGTTGAAGGCAATACTATCCGCGGTAATAATAGTTTGGTCATGCAAATTCATCCGCGGACCGTTTTAAACGGCAACACCATACAGGATAATAATCCGAGCGCTTCCGAGATTTTTTCTCGTAATGTGGTAAAAATATTACCGGGCGGGGTAATAAAAACCACAGAGTCGGCGTTGAATTCTTATTGGTCCGGCAACGGCGACAATTCGTCGACGAATAATGTTGTTTATTTGGTGAGCGGCAATATTGAGTTTACAGGAGGTCATAATTTATATATAAATAACGCCGCGACAGTAAAATTTGTAAAAACTTTTAAATTGTCACTGTATAATAACTCCAAAATTTCTGCTTTCGGACTTGAAGCGGACAGTCAAAAAAACGTTTTCACTTCCGTAAATGATAATAGTAACAGCGCTTCCGGAGATACTACTTGGGCAGTTGATTCCTCGACTTTTCCGGTTTCGGGCGATTGGAATACCATATTTTTAGGTTTTTGTAACACCGGTGATTGTTCGGTTGTCAGTGATGCCATCGTTCGTTATGCCACTAACGGAATAACCTTAGACAGCGATAATACTCACAAGGTTTATCGCTCAGAAATTAGCAACTGTTTGGGAGTGGGAATTTTGGTGAACGCCTCTCCGACAGGAAGTATTTCCGGTATTTCTAATCGTGCGAACATAGATTCGTGTAAAATTCATAATAACAATGGTAGCGGTATAAGCGTGACTGTAAGCGGTTCAACCAAGGTAAGCAGCCTAGTTGCCGATTATACCAACAATGAAATTTATAATAACGCGGCCGACGGCATAAAAGTAAGACCGACTGATAATGGTTCTTTTTTAAGTCTTAATTTAATTAACAATAATATTCATGATAATTCTGCCAATGGTGTCAATTATAATAATACAGGCAGTGTTTCTAACAATTACGTAAACATTACTTCTTCAAAAATTATTAATAACATCGGTCACGGAGTATACGTCATTAGCAGTAAAATGAATATTACCGGCAGTGATCTTTATGGTAACCACGGAGCGGAAATATTCAACGGTTCTAGTAATTTGATTACAGCGGAAAATAATTATTGGGGCGATAACTTTGGTCCTTGGGACGAAGAAGGCGCTACCAATCCGAAAAATAAATGTCGAGTTAATCCAAATACTTTAGTTACCGATTACGTCGGTACCGGCACAACCTATAATGTAGATTATTCGCCGTGGACCGGTTTGGTCGTTCCGTCGGTTCCCGATATTGATAAAATTGACGGCATTGAAAATTTTCCAGCCGCCGGAGTATCGCTTAATCCTACTATTGAGAGTGCTATAACAGTTGATACTTCCATAGAGTATACTGATTGGAATGTTTATGATTCCGCCAATCAATTGATTTGGAGTTCTAATAACACTTTTTGTCCTTATGATGGTACGACGGGCAATGGTTTGTTTATTGTGCATGTCAATTCCAGTGAAGGTAGTTTTGTCGGGTCTTATAGCGGTGAGAGCGCGTTAGTACCAGCTACTGACTATTATGTTCGGGCGAGATACCGCAATCGTTTAGGTATTTCGACGTGGTCGGAAGAAAGACGGTTTAGAACCACTGGCGGCACGGTGGCAATTATCGAAATAGGCGGTGACGCTCCGCAGTCTTCTTATTCTCAATGGCCGCCGACAGAAATACCGCCCAGAGTTAACCAAGTAACGGATTTTCCGCCCGATTTAAAATTTGTTGCCGCCGGTACGGCTGGAGGCAAATGGTCTTTTGCCGAAATTGGCTTTTGGGATGCAGCTGACCCGGAGCAGGGTGTGGTAAATAGATGGGAGGAGACAAGCGCGACGCCAATATTTTATCCGCCGCGCAGTGTTGCTAACAAAAAGTTTATTGACGAAAAAGACTGGTATATGGTCCAATTCACTAATACTTTTGGTCAGTCTAGTCCTTATTATTTTTTCAAAAAAGAGATCTCTTGGCTAAAAACTGGTCAAGCTGATCTTTATTCTGGTAAAAATATCAATCTCAAATCTCCAACTTCAGAAGACTATAATGCCTCTTATTGCGTTTTGGCGTCCCAAGATCTGCAGTTAATTACTTTAGAAGCTAACCCACAACTTGATCCTTGCCGGACGGCGTCTTTTGATGAATTAAAATTACCGTCAAAAAATCAAAACAGAAATTATTATTATAGCGAACAGTTTGGAATTTTGGATATAAATGGAGCGATCAAAAAAGCTAGAGATGACGGTAGGTTGATAGAAGTTAGCGACGGGTGCAGTTTGAGCGGACCGACTACGCTTAATCACCAGATTCGTTATTGTCATGGTGATAGTACGATTAGCGGTTTGATCGTCCGTGACGGTTTAGTGGCTGGAGAGCGTGGCGATGGATTGATTATCGTGGACGGAGATCTGACTGTTGATGGTGATATAACGTACCAGGGCTGGAGTTTGTCTGATACAAAAAAATTAGCGTCGCTGGGCATAATCGTGTTGCGCGACCCGATTACTTCTACGGGAGGTAATATTAATATCAGTTCAAATGTACAAAATTTGGCAGGAGCTTATTATGCCGAAGGCACTGTTGATACTTGTTATAATGGATCTTCTGCCAGTTGTTCTGATAACAGATTAGTGGTTAATGGGCTACTCGCGGCAAATCAGTTTAATTTTAAACGGACTTATTCTGATTCTGGCAATAATCCCGCAGAAGAAGTTAATTATGATGGCAGAATTTTGATTAACACTCCTCCGGGTATGGACAGTTTGATTAAGGGTTTGCCCCTGTGGAGTAATCGTTAG
- the pilM gene encoding type IV pilus assembly protein PilM: MALFSKENSYLGVDIGAHNIKLVELEDQRGRPRLLTYGYTDQIVSSDVPDLLENVDETVLIIKELIKKAKVKSKKVVAALPVSSIFSSVISLSNIKADSPKDLEDAIKWQAKKVIPMPLEEMILYHNVLKKAEEKVDGRALVQRFLLTAAPRNLVKIYLDIFKKAGLQIISLETESFALSRSLIGSDKSAVMVVDMGEATTNISVVRDGVPLLNRSIDTAGQSFTKIFSKNLGLDNLTAERFKRDLSGLTAQSEIAAIKELFDNLVHEINYCFNLYQQESNMIDGKIEKIILTGGSALLPNLDKYLSQNLNVKAFLGDPWARIVYPQDLQPILDKIGPRLSIAIGLAMREIS, from the coding sequence ATGGCATTGTTTTCTAAGGAAAATAGTTATTTAGGCGTTGATATTGGCGCTCATAATATTAAATTAGTCGAGCTGGAAGACCAACGGGGACGACCGAGATTACTGACTTATGGATATACCGATCAAATCGTGAGTTCAGATGTTCCTGATCTACTAGAAAATGTTGATGAAACGGTTTTAATCATAAAAGAGTTGATTAAAAAAGCTAAAGTGAAATCCAAAAAAGTCGTAGCGGCGTTGCCTGTATCTTCGATTTTTAGTTCGGTTATAAGTTTATCGAATATCAAGGCGGATTCTCCGAAAGATTTAGAAGACGCAATCAAGTGGCAGGCAAAAAAAGTTATTCCCATGCCGTTAGAAGAAATGATTTTATATCATAATGTTTTAAAAAAAGCGGAAGAAAAGGTTGACGGTCGGGCGTTAGTACAAAGGTTTTTGCTGACCGCCGCTCCGCGCAATCTGGTAAAAATTTATTTAGATATTTTTAAAAAAGCTGGTTTGCAAATCATTAGCTTAGAGACAGAAAGTTTTGCCCTTTCGCGTTCTTTGATTGGCAGCGATAAATCGGCAGTGATGGTGGTGGATATGGGAGAGGCAACTACCAATATTTCAGTTGTTCGTGACGGTGTGCCGCTTTTGAATCGCAGTATTGATACTGCCGGGCAGAGTTTTACGAAAATTTTTAGTAAAAATTTAGGTCTTGATAACCTCACCGCCGAAAGATTTAAAAGGGATTTGAGCGGTCTTACCGCGCAAAGCGAGATAGCCGCTATTAAAGAGTTGTTTGATAATTTAGTCCATGAAATTAATTATTGTTTCAATCTTTATCAGCAAGAAAGTAACATGATAGATGGTAAAATAGAAAAAATAATTTTGACCGGTGGGTCTGCGTTGTTGCCGAATTTAGATAAATATTTGTCGCAGAATTTAAATGTTAAAGCCTTTCTCGGAGATCCGTGGGCAAGGATAGTTTATCCGCAAGATCTGCAGCCGATTTTGGACAAGATTGGTCCTCGTTTATCCATTGCTATTGGTTTGGCAATGAGAGAAATCAGCTAG
- the pilO gene encoding type 4a pilus biogenesis protein PilO has translation MDINSNNINREAKNGKNKTNPILFFVFRNFYWITFLVVATLVILVYLFIFRSQLTADNVAKTFSYRSEIERLDSLKKKTTEIKKVLSDFDSFSQDELIRLSQILPAEKDLPNLIIQLDSLAKQSGLALSSFSISEQVSTKKVVDAQQATGSVKELIISLNLKGGGYNNLKQLVSLVETNMRLMDISSFVFAPNDSGSFTLSLKTYFYN, from the coding sequence ATGGATATCAACAGTAACAATATCAACCGTGAGGCAAAAAACGGTAAAAATAAAACCAACCCGATTCTGTTTTTTGTTTTTCGTAATTTTTATTGGATTACCTTTTTGGTTGTCGCGACGCTTGTAATTTTGGTTTATTTATTTATTTTTCGATCGCAGCTTACCGCTGATAACGTGGCTAAAACTTTTTCTTATCGTAGCGAAATAGAGCGCCTTGATTCTTTAAAGAAAAAGACCACTGAAATAAAAAAAGTATTGAGTGATTTTGATAGTTTCTCCCAGGATGAACTAATTAGATTGTCTCAGATACTACCCGCGGAAAAAGATCTGCCTAATTTGATAATTCAACTTGATAGTTTGGCTAAGCAAAGCGGGTTAGCGCTGTCGTCTTTTAGTATTTCCGAACAAGTTTCTACGAAAAAAGTTGTTGATGCGCAGCAGGCGACCGGGTCTGTTAAGGAGTTGATTATCAGTTTAAATTTAAAAGGCGGTGGTTATAATAATCTCAAACAGTTGGTTAGTCTAGTCGAAACTAATATGCGTTTAATGGATATTTCTTCCTTTGTTTTTGCGCCAAACGACAGTGGTTCTTTTACTTTGTCGTTGAAAACATATTTTTATAATTAA
- a CDS encoding GspE/PulE family protein, with product MEDASRLIKIKEVLKKRGIINEEMSQSIESQDFASMVDFFDFLVKQLSIDEDRIYPELSAICGLPYIDLRTKEIPDRVLSIVQRSVAQNYKLIAFDLTDRELSVGLVNPYDFQAIRAVDFLAKQKKIKSKLYLISSESFEAGMGQYSDFDSEVKEAIALVEQEKEQKVFKASGGKKDEEAEFEEIISETPVSKIVSMIIKKAVESRASDIHIEPTGEGSRVRYRVDGMLHTSLNLPGHIHPSVISRIKVLANLKLDETRIPQDGRITLNIDKQKIDFRVSTMPLLNKEKAVLRILEGSEAVPTLKDLGFSDYQIRVMEANIKRSHGFFLVTGPTGSGKSTTIYSVLNILNQDQVNIATLEDPIEFYLEGVNQSQIRPEVKFTFASGLRSLLRQDPNIIMVGEIRDSQTAEMAIHASLTGHLIFSTLHTNDSLGAVPRLIDMKVEPFLLASTLNIVVAQRLTRKICQACKEQIEIPDYLLKNIMKEFDGIDKDQLPQGLDISHPVFYHGRGCDLCQGSGYHGRVAIAEILSINDEIKRLIVSGYNIDEVKKEMRKQKMLTLMQAGLLRAAEGLTTVEEVLRVIQE from the coding sequence ATGGAAGACGCTAGTCGTTTAATAAAAATTAAAGAGGTTCTAAAAAAGCGAGGCATTATAAATGAAGAAATGTCTCAATCTATCGAAAGCCAGGATTTTGCCAGTATGGTTGATTTTTTTGATTTTTTAGTTAAGCAGCTTTCCATAGATGAAGATCGTATTTATCCAGAACTTTCCGCAATATGCGGATTACCTTATATTGATTTGCGAACCAAAGAAATTCCTGACCGGGTATTATCTATTGTTCAGCGTTCAGTGGCTCAAAACTATAAATTAATTGCCTTTGATTTGACGGACAGGGAGCTGTCAGTTGGTTTGGTTAACCCTTATGATTTTCAGGCGATACGGGCGGTGGATTTTTTAGCAAAACAAAAGAAAATAAAATCCAAACTTTATTTGATTTCCTCCGAGTCGTTTGAAGCGGGTATGGGTCAATACTCTGATTTTGACAGTGAGGTAAAAGAAGCCATCGCTTTAGTCGAACAAGAAAAAGAGCAAAAAGTATTTAAGGCTTCGGGCGGTAAAAAAGACGAAGAGGCGGAATTCGAAGAAATTATTTCGGAAACTCCGGTTTCTAAAATAGTTTCTATGATTATAAAGAAGGCGGTGGAAAGCCGAGCTTCTGACATCCATATTGAACCAACAGGAGAGGGGAGTCGAGTGCGCTATCGTGTCGACGGCATGCTTCATACTTCTTTGAATTTGCCTGGTCATATTCATCCGTCCGTGATTTCTCGTATTAAAGTTTTGGCCAATCTCAAACTTGATGAAACTCGTATTCCGCAAGATGGTCGTATTACTTTGAATATTGATAAGCAAAAAATAGATTTTCGTGTTTCTACCATGCCCCTTTTAAATAAAGAAAAAGCGGTTTTGCGCATTTTAGAGGGGTCGGAAGCGGTTCCTACTTTAAAGGATTTGGGATTTTCCGATTATCAAATTAGAGTTATGGAGGCAAATATTAAACGTTCCCATGGTTTTTTTCTAGTTACTGGTCCGACCGGATCTGGCAAATCAACGACTATTTACTCAGTTTTAAATATTTTAAACCAAGATCAGGTGAATATAGCCACTTTAGAAGATCCGATAGAGTTTTATTTGGAAGGAGTAAACCAGTCGCAAATTCGTCCGGAGGTAAAATTTACTTTTGCTTCGGGTTTGCGTTCCCTTCTGCGGCAGGATCCAAATATTATCATGGTGGGGGAGATTAGAGACAGCCAAACCGCGGAGATGGCGATCCATGCCAGCCTGACAGGGCATTTAATATTTTCTACTTTACATACCAATGATTCTTTGGGCGCGGTGCCACGTTTGATTGACATGAAAGTGGAACCGTTTTTACTGGCTTCAACTTTAAATATTGTAGTTGCTCAACGTTTGACTCGTAAAATTTGTCAGGCTTGTAAAGAACAGATAGAAATTCCCGATTATCTGTTAAAAAATATCATGAAAGAATTTGACGGTATTGACAAGGACCAACTGCCGCAAGGTTTAGATATTTCTCATCCAGTGTTTTATCATGGTCGAGGTTGTGATTTGTGCCAAGGCAGCGGTTATCATGGTCGCGTAGCTATCGCCGAAATTTTGAGTATTAATGATGAAATAAAGCGACTGATAGTTTCCGGTTATAATATTGATGAAGTAAAAAAAGAAATGCGTAAACAAAAAATGCTAACCCTGATGCAAGCGGGATTGCTTCGTGCCGCGGAAGGACTGACTACCGTGGAAGAAGTTCTTCGTGTCATTCAGGAATAA
- a CDS encoding response regulator produces the protein MAEGDKKTILLVEDDTFLAGMYKTKFEMENFNVILAEDGFKGFQLAKEKAPDIILLDILLPKMDGFEVLEKVRASGDTKKIPVIMLTNLGQKEDVKKGFDLGADGYLIKAHFMPSEVVEKIKSVLAGKKEETEQ, from the coding sequence ATGGCGGAAGGAGACAAAAAAACCATTCTTTTAGTGGAGGACGATACATTTCTTGCGGGAATGTATAAAACAAAATTTGAAATGGAGAATTTTAATGTGATTTTGGCCGAAGATGGGTTTAAAGGTTTTCAACTGGCAAAAGAAAAGGCGCCGGATATAATTTTACTTGATATTCTTTTACCCAAGATGGATGGTTTTGAGGTGTTGGAGAAAGTCAGGGCCAGCGGTGATACTAAAAAGATACCGGTTATTATGTTAACTAATTTAGGACAGAAAGAAGACGTTAAGAAGGGTTTTGATCTCGGTGCCGATGGTTATTTGATTAAGGCGCATTTTATGCCTTCGGAAGTGGTGGAGAAAATAAAGTCAGTATTAGCCGGTAAGAAAGAGGAAACAGAACAATAG